TCTCTGAAAAATGTAGTTCTGTTTGCAGAAGAACAGGAACATTTTAGTATGATGGTTGAGCTATGTTTCACTTTGCATTTTGAATATTTCTTGAGTATCCTCATTATAAATGTCACTCCATCCTTCAATACTGGTATGACCAGTTTCCATTGATTTAAAGTGGGAGCATGCATTTGGTCCTTCTGACAAGATAGCTTGTTCCAGGGAAACAAGAAAAGCTGCAATTGCAATGCCTCATTGAGTTTTCCCACTCAATTTCATAAAGAAATTCTCAGTGAAATTTGCCATGACACATTTTACTGCAACCGTGTCAACATTCAATAAACTCTATTCACTGGCTGAAATCCTGACTTCAGAACTATCTTTCAGCCAGTGAACACCTCAAACATTGGTCCTAGTTCAATAGAATGGAAAGTTAAATAATGAAAAGAATCATTGTGGAGCAGAAGGCAGGTATGTCTGTAatttagaaaagagcagaagattgCAAAAATGAAAAAGACAAAGGAAAACAAACAGAAATGGTTAGAAACATGTCTGCTAGTGTTCTGGTTTTAAGATAGCCTAATTAGATTCATATAATATTTAATTATAATGCAGAAAGTTAATTGTACCACCTCAGTATTGTGTTTGGTAATGTTACCTATAATACAAAATTTAAGCTTGTGATTTGAGTGAAGCAATGAATATTTTTAGAAAGGCTAGACCATAGTGTATAAAATAACTCAAAATATCCATTCAACTAAACATATAGTAAAAGGGGCAACTTATTTAACTAACTCGATTCTCCAGTGTTTGAAAATGTAGTGTGACAAGAACAGTAAACTTGATGTACAAGGTCTGCAACTCAGTCACAAAATCAGAGTACTGAAACTACCATACCAGGTTACAAAAAAGGTATTACTGTATTACTATGGAAGTCTCAGAGCTGTATGCTCCTCTCTCCCAAAACATCACAGATTAAATATGGGTAGAATGATGGTAGATGATCCCAATAAATACAGCTATTTAGCGTTCATTTATTAGAACAGCAACACCGAGGGAACAAGTTTGAAAGAACTTCTTGAAAACTAAGTCCACTTATTCTGCATCCATCTAATAGCTCAGAAGTCCTATAATTTCACCATAAGGTTTGAGCAAACTGTCAGAGTTGTACTTCTAGTTCCACAAAAAGACAAGCCTTGGTAATTCAATCAACTGAAGTGCACGTAGCATTCTACAAATTATCTTTGAACACATGCAGATAGTGTTCATTCAGTACTTTATTTGAGCATTCATAGTAACTCTGACAAGATGCAATTGTCACACCTGCTGATATCTCAAGCATTTTATCAACAAGTTTAAAACAATATACTTCCAAATGTTTAAATTGCAAatcctgaatttaaaaaaaaatctagaaatGATCAAAAGTTTTGGAAAAAATTTATTTGATAGCAAATTTGTTTGATAGCAAATTCATTCGTGGATTTATGCTGAGCATTTTCCAAGTTCCAATTTTGAATTAGGAGAATCCATTTTAAAAGTTCAAATCTTACTTTAAATTCAGATGCAGATAGTCCTTAGTGTGTATTTGCAACATTTTGTTTTGCTTATGTGTTTAAACTTTCATAATTGGTCAACACCCTTCAAACATGTAAAAAAAACTAAAAGAATGATCATGACAAAAATTGATGAATGTGCATGTTCCCACCCCCTGCACAATTATTTGTGCAGGTAATTTGGACTCGGTATGTATATAATTAGGTAACTAAACAGGCTCTCACATCTCAAGGTAGGATTGCCACTCATACACAAGACAGAACTTGGTACAATATTTTTTATAAAACTAAAATGTAGTTTGTTGGTGATGGAATAAATACTATGAAAAAGACTTTGCACATCTTTACAAATCCTACAGTAACATACATTGATATATTCCTCCATGAGGACAGCCAATGGTATTTGTTCAGCAACATATTCTGCTCAAGTCCTTACTCTAATAgttatttccctacattacaaattAGAATGATTTGTTTGAACAATATACAAATTACTAGTTCACTCCTGATTAAAATTTTTTGAACAAAATTGAGTTATCAGATTATCTGAATTAAATGACTTTGTATTAAAAGTAGAATATATTCTTATATTTCCCACAATGACCTGCACTTCACAGTATTCTGATGCAACATGAGCTACTCTTTCAAAGAATATAAAGACAAACTTTAAAAGAAAACTGTATGTGATTAAAAAGAGCAAATGACAGAAGGAGAAAAATATGCAAGCCAGTCAGAAGAAGAAAATGcaaaagagagaggggaagaaaaaACAGTTGTACAAAGGTAGTGGGGAAGAAaagaaccttttttaaaaaaagacaaacaGTACTTTGGTACCTTACTGGTTTCGGGTTAGTGAGTAAATAACTGACACCTAAAACTAACTTGAAGCCACATACACTTTTGATTTCCCTCATTCCAATCACTATGTTTTACAAATTTCATTAGTACAGTTATACAATATGGAGGTCACAAGTGCCACTGATGTTACCATAAAGGGCTATATATTTTCTTGCTCACCACAAccatctatttgctccaactaagcTAAACTGAGAATTTACTTGACAATGCAAATAAATGCTACTGAATACAGCTAAAACAGAAAACACTTCCCCAATAATAAAGTATTAATACTTTATATTTGATTTAGGTTAAAAACATGATTTCTTTTAGAAAGGCACACTTTTTTTTAAACCTGGATCATTCATAACTATTATACAATTGCATAATTTAAATCAAGAGACTATGATCCTTTTGTTGgccgaatatatatatatatatcactttCAGAGTGGTTTCTCTCAGAGAATATCTTTGAGTGCAGTATCTGTTACGTAGAAACTATTACATAAATGGATTTAATAcctacaaataaaaaaaaatggaacACTTAATAGTCTATTGGAGCTTCGACATCCATCCCCTGAATATGAAAGAGCATTGGTTCAACCCTCCCGTGCCCATTCCACTGAATTCCTGACCCTAATTGTGCAACAAAGTGCTCAGAACAGGTCAACTGCCGCCCCAGGGTGGGGAAAACAAAGTCATGCCTGGGCCACTGCTGGACACCTTTTCCCAGCTAACTTAGTGGTAGAGATCTGGGAACAGGTTACCCATCATGCAATCGATGGCCAAGCCGCATCTGTAGACGCGGGTGggggaggataaagaaaaaaaaagtgttGTTAAAAACTTCAAATATTTTGACTTTTCATAGAACAAAATTAAATTTAGGAAGTACTTCACAGTCTATTCAATTGTATTTTTGCCTTGTGCTCAGACATTATAAGCACTGTATGGTCAATAGATTAGAATTTCACCTCCTCACATACACATTTTTGTGAATGTTTCTGAACAGGAAAAATTAAGTTTGGAAAATAAATTTGAGAGTTTACAATCATAGCTTATTTGTACATAGTTCACAAAATAAATATTGCAAGAAAATTAAGTTACCTACCTATAAAAAAAGTGATAAATTGTAATCCCAAATTAAGTTGGTCATGGACTTATTTCCAAGATTGCAGCATTTCTTTTCCAGCTATTTTTCCCTCCTCCAGAAGGCACTGATTCATTGTCTAGCATGGTTTACAGGGCATGAGTCACCCTCTGGCACCCCGTAAGAGGCCAGTGAGCCTCAGTGGACTGCAGAAGGATGTCCAACCAAAGTGCTATCACAACTGAACCTGATCTTGGTCCTCATCGGAAACAGTGCTTCCACCAGCAGTTGCTGAGCAGCAATCAGAAGATGGAACATGATGTATGAAGGTGGGGAAAATTACAAGGTATTTTGACCAATTTTACTGCCTCTGCCCTACATTAGCTAAGATCAGATTGGGAATCTACAATTTCATTTTACCCTAATCGTCCCCCTCACCACTCCCTTTTACTTCACATAAAAGTTAAAGTTCTCTACCTGGGCCAAcaaaaggaatttttttttaatatatataaaaaATGTCTTCAAAACCAAAACAGCATCACTTAACTTTGCAGGCTGATTTTACAAAGAGAAATAAATGAACATTGATATGCCTGAAGATAATACAACTAAAAGTCCAGTATTTAACAATACTTTAATCCTTGGTGTTTCGTGCAGCATTTGTAAGCAAATGATTTCATCTTCTATAGAAGTTTTTGCTATTGGATTTTTGTCGTAATTTTTTAATCCACAAAAGCAGTCAAAAAATTTCCACCATTTGCTTCTTTCCAGTTCTGGGTCCTCTTTGGTTTCTTGGTCCACAGGAGTTGTTTGGCCATTTATATAACCATCATTCAGTGTCTGTCCTTCAGAGATGGGTGGAGTGTTCAAAGATTTAGAATCATCACTTCCAGGCGTTAAAAGAACTAATTCTATTCCATCAGCAACTTTAAAGTCAGACTTATTCGCACTTGTGGTACAGCCATTGCATTCAGCCACGGTTTGGTCCGTTAGTTTATCAGATTCCTCTTTCTGGCAGCTTTTTATAGTGTCCAAGTCTTTTAATGACCAGAATGTGGTGCTGGAAGTATATGTTCTGGGAAGAGCAGGGGTCAGCAGACTCACGACTATTGCTGTAATGATAGTGGTCCAAAATAGAACAGTTGACACGTACATGTAGTGAATGTTTCTGATCAAACTTGGTCTAGTATCAGGTTGGTCACAGTCTGGTGCTTGATAAATAAAGGCAAGAATCAAGCGTGTAATTCCCAAAATGGATCCAACTAACCCTCCACAGAAAGCCCCCTGCTCATTGCAGCGTTTCCAGAAAATACCAAGAAGGAACAGGGCTGCCACTGGTGGCGTGAGATAATTTGCTATCTCTTGGATGTAAAGGTACATTTGTCCTCCCTGCATCTCTACAATTACAGGAACCCAGGCAATGCTTAGAGCTACCATGAAGACAACAAACAGACGACCAACTATCATAAGTTCGCGAGAGCTGGCAGCTTTTCGAAGATGCTTGTAAATATCAAGGGTAAATATAGTGCTGGCACTATTGAATATGGAATCCAAATCACTCATTAAAGCTGCAATCATGACTGCCATCATTAGGCCACGAAGACCGACAGGCAAGATTCCCAATACTAATCGTGGGTAGGCAATATTTGAGCAACCTGCTCTGCTGCCACATACTTGCATACAGTGCTCAGGATTAATGCAAGCAATCTCATCAGTAAAGAGAACCCTGGAAATCATGCCTGGCACGACTATGAGAAACATGGGCAAAAGTTTCAGAAAACCAGCCATCAGAGTGGCTCCTTTGGCATGAGCGATGTTTTTTGCTGCCAAGACACGCTGCACAACAACTTGATCGGCACACCAGTACCAAACGGAGGCTGGTGTTTGACCCAACAGGAAACCAGGCCAAGGAATATCCTCATCAGTCGGTTCACGTAACATCTTTAGAGCATCTTCCTTCGGTTGGATGCGGCAAGTGTTGGTAGAACTTAGGTTGAAGGAGGCTAGAACTGCTGTAACATTTGGCGAGGCCAACATGTATCTCCGTCTCAATTCCTCAAAGCCTCCCACCTTTACCATTCCCACAACCATCAATGTTAAAGCTCCACCAATCATAAGAATGGCCTGCAGGGCATCTGTGTAGATGACAGCCACAAGTCCTCCTGTGACAGTTAACACTGCAGTCAACCCAATCAAAATGACGATAGAGAGATAGAGGTTCCAGCCCAGTGAAGCCCGGATGAACAGAGCACCAGCATACAGGTCAACAGAAAGCTTTGTGAAAATATACAATATCAAAAATAACAAAGAAAAATAGACTTTTAATCTGTTGCCTCCATACCTTTTGGAAAGGTATTGCggcatggtgtacacacctgatctGATATAGACAGGAACGAAAATCCAACCTAATAACTGTAAAAGCAACACTGCATTGAACTCCCATGCTCCCACTGCAAACCCACTGGCAGCTCCAGATCCTGCTAATCCAATAAAATGTTCACTGCCAATATTGCTGACAAACAATGAAGCACCTACTGCAATCCAGGTCATGGAGCGTCCTGCAAGAAAGTACCCACTCACAGTACTCCTGTTAGACTTCCACATTGCAAAAAACCCAATACACAAAACAAGAACAAAATAAAGTGCTACAACAGCTAGGTCAGCTGGTTCCATAAAGCCAAACATTTTTATAAAATATTTCAGATTCAATTAAATTCGATTTATAGAATAGGATATCCAATGGCCAGGCAAGTTATGATTGCTAatgaaatacaaaaaaaaactgtATGGAGTGGCAAGATATTTGTCCTTTGGTTTGCTGCCTTGATTGAAACTGTAGGGTTCCAGTTGTACAGGTACTGGGTTGCCAACTACTATTTATCTTGTTAACTTCACTTCTGACTATTTCTCATGCTCTTTTTAGTAGCATTCCACAAGACTGTCACAGCTTAATTTGTTGGTGTTGAATTTCTTAGCTGTTGCTGACAGGTCTAGTAAGGCCTAGAGTTACACTCCTGCAAGACAGCAAAGACAAAAGACAAAGAGGATATTAGAATTGCACTTTTTAAACCAGGTTCATTTCTGAAAAAAATACATGATGCAAATTTTCTCAATAGCTAATGATTTAATATATGCAAGTGAGTATGTTGAAAAATCTGATTTCCATTTTAAAACAAAAAGGTAGAAGAGGTGATCGAAGGCCTATGATCAACGTTACTGATCAAAGACTCTCAACTCCACAATCCAACCTTGCATGTGAATCAGGGATGGGAGGGCAAAGCACCCTCAAGTGGCATAATTAGAGTTAGATCAGATGGAAAACCAAAGAAATGGAATTATATAAATTGTACATTCAAGGATTATTATTTTACACAGAACAAACCAAATGGTATCAATCCCATAACTTACAAGTACCACATATGTGGGCTTTAAAAGCCACAGTACAAGTAGCGTGTTTTGAGAAAACAGTAAAGGCATTTTCAACAAACCACTGGCTCCTGATGCATGCTCTATGTATAGAACAAATTTGATCCATACAATTCCTCAATGCCAAATTTAGGTGAACTTACCAGTGTAGATTTAGTGGAAAGTTGTAGAGAATGATATACATGGCGAAATCATGTGAAGCAGTCCAAAATCAACGCATAGGAAAAAAATGAACACTTTCAAAAAGATAGGTTTAAAATGTTTAGCATAAACCTAACAAGATAAAGTCAGAGTGTGACATTAAAAAAAGTTCCTACTGTTTGGAGAAGTCCATTGGTGACAAGATGGATGTATACCACTATACACCAATTTTAAAAGACTGTATGTACACTCAAATATAAtttttgaataaaataattaacatCTGTCCAAGCAAGATATCTGACAAAGCTATcagaaagtggtactgaacaaacagATTTTGTGGGAATTAAGTGAGCAGTCTGCTTTGCCTCTCTAAAAAGACTATGGATTTATTGTCCATAATTCTGGAGCTTTTCGGGGGTAGGAGATTTTTAAAAATACAAAGTAATTAGCTTATATTTGGGGTTCTAAGACCTTTCAGAGTGCTTGGTGGTTTGATGCTTCTGAGTATGCTTTGTAAAAAATTTAAATGCCAAGTACAGCGGACATGTGTTTAACACCAGAATATACAGTAAACTCTAGACCAATGCTTAACATACAAGTCAAAAATATAGTAAGTGGTTACAGTTTAAAAGTCACGTGTCCTAAAACTCATGGACACAAGTAACAGAATGAAACATGAAATAAAAAAATTGGGAAAAGAGTCACCCTTGACAATGCAGATACAACATGGTAATAGAGAGGCAAAAGCAGGGATGGAGGCTCACTGGTCATTTAGTGAGGAATTGCACTATGATGTAGTTGTGAACAGCTCtttcaatccctggtctgtgctaaATTAGGCAAGATAAAGGTTTGGGTGCTACAGTTAACCTCAATGCCCTTGATCTGGGGGTGAGAGGGATGAGAAATAATGAAATAGGAAAATgcaaagttattcactttggtcataagaatggaaaagcagagttttttttttaaaaaggtgagaaacttttaaatgttgatgttcaaagagacttgggtgtgcttgtacaagaaatgcagaaagttagcaacagaaacaaagtgctgcaaatactcagcaggtctggcagcatctgtggagagaaacggaggtaagtttcagttctgtgacattaaatctgcttctctctccacagatgctgccagacctgagtatttccagcacttggtttttatttcagatttctagcatccaaggtattttgtttttattttagtgcagaaagttatcatgcaggtacagcaagcaattaggaagacaaatggcatgttggcgtttattgcaagggattggagtacagtaataaataagtcttgctacaattgtacaggcttttggcgagaccacatctgcagtactgcgtgcagttttggtctccacatttaagacaggatatacctgcattggaggcagtacagcgaaggattATGAAATtagtccctggaatgagggggttgtccaatgatgagaagctgagtaaattgggcttatattctctggagttaagaagaatgaggggcaatcccattgaaacatataagattctgaaggggctggataaggtGGATACAGAGATTGTTCCcgttggtcgaggaatctaaaacacgggggcaagtctcagaataaggggtcgatcatttaggactgcgatgaggagaaattacttcactcagagggctatgaatctttgaaattctctacctcaggagggttgtggatgtgccatcattgaatacatttaaggctgggagtgACAGACTttttgtctcagggaatcaagggatatggcgagcaagcgggaaagtggagttgaaccccaaaatcagccatgatcgtattgaatggtagagctggctcgatgggtcatatggtctactcctgctcctatttcttgtgttcttgtgaaccaGGATTCCTATGCATGATCATTATTCAGTGGTCCCATTTTAGAAAGTGTGGAAGCTTGACAGCAGGAAAGATAGGCCATatgctctactcctgctcctattttctatgtttttttttaaatgtttctatGACTCAGCAGTGATACCTCCTAAAGTCAAGTACCCTTCTAACATCCAGGGTTGCATGAAGAATGATCTCTTTGTACCAGAAGGCAATTAATTTCAGCAGGGattactggatagcaatcaggagccaATTAGTTTTCTTCCCTGCTCCCACCTAGATGACATGAAAGCCAACTGTAGTGCATCACCCTAACCCTAGCTGAGATCGGCTAACTGAGGCCAGTGATTAAATCTGGAAATTTCTGGGCTGTACAACTCAAGAGCATTTTGTACTCACGAAGTCAAGTACCAATTCTACAATCCTGATATGTTGCAACCAATTACAAATAGGAAAGGATTATATACATTAAGGATGCTTTAAATTCTATTTAGAGGCAATATGAGAA
The genomic region above belongs to Heterodontus francisci isolate sHetFra1 chromosome 10, sHetFra1.hap1, whole genome shotgun sequence and contains:
- the LOC137374657 gene encoding sodium/myo-inositol cotransporter-like, with amino-acid sequence MFGFMEPADLAVVALYFVLVLCIGFFAMWKSNRSTVSGYFLAGRSMTWIAVGASLFVSNIGSEHFIGLAGSGAASGFAVGAWEFNAVLLLQLLGWIFVPVYIRSGVYTMPQYLSKRYGGNRLKVYFSLLFLILYIFTKLSVDLYAGALFIRASLGWNLYLSIVILIGLTAVLTVTGGLVAVIYTDALQAILMIGGALTLMVVGMVKVGGFEELRRRYMLASPNVTAVLASFNLSSTNTCRIQPKEDALKMLREPTDEDIPWPGFLLGQTPASVWYWCADQVVVQRVLAAKNIAHAKGATLMAGFLKLLPMFLIVVPGMISRVLFTDEIACINPEHCMQVCGSRAGCSNIAYPRLVLGILPVGLRGLMMAVMIAALMSDLDSIFNSASTIFTLDIYKHLRKAASSRELMIVGRLFVVFMVALSIAWVPVIVEMQGGQMYLYIQEIANYLTPPVAALFLLGIFWKRCNEQGAFCGGLVGSILGITRLILAFIYQAPDCDQPDTRPSLIRNIHYMYVSTVLFWTTIITAIVVSLLTPALPRTYTSSTTFWSLKDLDTIKSCQKEESDKLTDQTVAECNGCTTSANKSDFKVADGIELVLLTPGSDDSKSLNTPPISEGQTLNDGYINGQTTPVDQETKEDPELERSKWWKFFDCFCGLKNYDKNPIAKTSIEDEIICLQMLHETPRIKVLLNTGLLVVLSSGISMFIYFSL